The Camelina sativa cultivar DH55 chromosome 14, Cs, whole genome shotgun sequence genome includes a window with the following:
- the LOC104744109 gene encoding uncharacterized protein LOC104744109: protein MLLWTISDFPAYGNLAGCKVKGKMGCPICGKHTNSLWLSHSRKHVYMCHRKSLSPLHSFRGKNNWFDGKAEHETKGRILTGRNISLLLRNYKNDFGNRKDTGKKRSRAGCDIPSDNEDEYSASDDEEEDLAEKYEEELSRWKKRSIFFTMPYWEESRKDLETLGIKNDLHPKAHGKRTLLPAEECKVMGLKSHDYHVLMQQLLPVAVRVLLPKGPRIAIFRICAFFNCVHLGREARLAGPIHFRWMYPFERYMKVLKDYVRNPARPEGCIAESYLAEECMKFSSDFLKTTTNVEEKEERNTEYESHSILEGRPISAGTSFNLTDMDRKIAHLAVIQNTTMVEPYIDIYKTHMVDVDVMQVIYGDETLKWLAYGPRSIARSYTGYIVNGMQFHTKSMHRLSQNSGVYYEATAMCRPSARDTAQLVDVVSYYGRIVDIILLDYNVFYVPIFRCHLDVKGNNVKVEDGFTLINMNQSQMSFAKDPFILASHARQIFYSRENDESSWFVVLKGPSRRYSDENEEDGWIAMGGKGKKGARKRKTNVEEEDPEFVGTIYPHDTQPQDTQFDEPQPQTVLDSHMVGSEAAKDDT from the exons ATGCTTCTTTGGACCATAAGTGATTTCCCAGCATATGGAAATCTTGCTGGTTGTAAAGTAAAGGGTAAGATGGGTTGTCCTATATGTGGGAAGCACACAAATAGTTTGTGGCTGAGTCATAGTAGGAAGCATGTATATATGTGCCACCGAAAAAGTTTGTCTCCGTTACATAGTTTTCGAGGAAAGAATAATTGGTTTGATGGTAAAGCAGAGCATGAAACAAAGGGAAGGATACTCACGGGTAGAAATATTTCCTTACTACTGAGAAACTACAAGAATGATTTTGGTAATAGAAAAGATACTGGGAAAAAGAGATCTAGAGCTGGTTGTGACATACCATCTGATAACGAAGATGAATACAGTGcatctgatgatgaagaagaagacttagcAGAAAAATATGAAGAGGAGTTATCTAGATGGAAGAAAAGATCAATATTCTTCACAATGCCTTATTGGGAGGAAT CTAGGAAGGACCTCGAAACTCTTGGTATCAAGAATGATTTGCATCCAAAAGCTCACGGTAAAAGGACACTACTTCCCGCAG AGGAGTGTAAAGTGATGGGACTCAAATCTCATGATTACCACGTCCTGATGCAACAACTGCTACCAGTTGCTGTTAGAGTTTTACTACCTAAGGGTCCTAGAATAGCCATTTTCCGCATATGCGCATTCTTCAAC TGTGTGCATCTAGGAAGAGAAGCCCGACTAGCTGGTCCTATCCATTTCCGATGGATGTATCCATTTGAGAG ATACATGAAAGTATTGAAAGACTATGTTAGAAACCCAGCAAGACCAGAGGGGTGTATAGCTGAGTCCTATCTTGCAGAAGAATGCATGAAGTTCAGCTCTGATTTCTTGAAGACGACAACAAAtgtagaagaaaaagaggagaggAACACTGAGTATGAGAGCCACTCCATCCTAGAAGGTCGTCCTATATCAGCTGGGACCTCATTCAATCTCACTGATATGGATAGAAAAATAGCCCACCTTGCTGTAATCCAGAACACGACTATGGTGGAACCTTACATTGA CATCTACAAGACTCATATGGTAGATGTAGACGTGATGCAAGTTATTTATGGA GACGAGACACTTAAGTGGTTGGCTTATGGTCCACGTAGTATAGCCAGATCTTATACAGGCTACATTGTGAATGGCATGCAGTTTCATACAAAGTCAATGCATAGGCTAAGTCAGAATAGTGGGGTTTACTATGAGGCAACAGCAATGTGTAGACCTAGTGCAAGGGACACAGCACAACTGGTAGATGTTGTATCATACTATGGCAGAATAGTTGATATTATCTTGTTAGACTACAATGTCTTCTACGTCCCAATATTCCGGTGTCATTTGGATGTTAAAGGTAACAATGTTAAGGTAGAAGATGGCTTTACGCTGATTAATATGAATCAGAGCCAAATGTCATTTGCAAAAGACCCATTCATTTTAGCCTCTCACGCGagacaaatattttattctagGGAGAATGATGAATCTAGTTGGTTTGTAGTTTTGAAAGGTCCATCTAGAAGATACAGTGATGAGAATGAGGAAGATGG ATGGATTGCGATGGGGGGTAAGGGAAAAAAGGGTGCAAGGAAAAGGAAGACCaacgtagaagaagaagaccctgAATTCGTTGGCACCATATATCCACATGACACGCAGCCTCAAGACACACAGTTTGATGAACCACAACCTCAGACTGTTCTCGATAGCCATATGGTTGGGTCTGAAGCTGCTAAGGACGATACATAA
- the LOC104744110 gene encoding TMV resistance protein N-like: protein MISRVFNFMKESKAVQLNNNLFLDLLSAAPSAKPKPLLDVFINHRGTDTKRNIATLLYDNLRSRNLRPFLDCKNMKPGDKLFDHINSAILTSKVAVTVFSPNYCDSYFCLHELALIMESRKRVIPIFCDIKPSQLDVTIERLTCSDDEIHRFRRALQEAKDIVGLTFDSYRGNLSEVVTIASDVIVERLVELEAEDGNF, encoded by the exons ATGATCTCTAGGGTTTTCAACTTCATGAAAGAATCCAAAGCCGTTCAGCTAAACAACAATTTATTTCTCGATCTTCTCTCTGCCGCACCATCAGCCAAACCCAAACCGCTGCTCGACGTGTTCATCAACCATAGAGGAACCGACACAAAGAGAAACATCGCAACATTGCTTTACGACAACCTCAGATCCCGGAACTTACGTCCATTCTTGGATTGCAAGAACATGAAGCCCGGAGACAAGCTTTTTGATCATATCAACAGCGCCATTCTCACTTCTAAAGTGGCCGTAACCGTTTTCTCTCCCAACTACTGCGACTCTTATTTTTGTCTCCACGAGCTTGCTCTTATAATGGAGTCTAGGAAGAGAGTCATACCAATATTTTGCGACATCAAACCTTCACAACTTGATGTTACGATCGAGAGGCTGACATGTTCTGATGATGAAATCCATAGGTTTCGACGGGCTCTCCAAGAAGCTAAAGATATCGTTGGACTCACGTTCGATTCCTACAGAgg GAATTTGTCGGAGGTTGTTACAATTGCATCGGATGTTATCGTCGAGAGGTTGGTCGAGTTAGAGGCTGAAGATGGAAATTTTTAG
- the LOC104742791 gene encoding uncharacterized protein LOC104742791, which yields MASKLVIVIVFILDLIAVGLAIAAEQRRSVGTVVPDKEKVYEYCEYGSDIATSYGAGAFVLLLISQVIIMIASRCFCCGKALNPGGSRACAIMLFLVCWVFFLIAEICLLAGSIRNAYHTKYRRMWNIDSPPSCEVIRKGVFAAGASFALFTAIVSQFYYISYSRARNDYRNPHY from the exons atGGCTTCAAAGCTGGTGATCGTCATTGTCTTCATTCTAGATCTCATTGCTGTTGGATTAGCCATTGCCGCTGAACAAAGAAGAAGTGTC gGTACGGTTGTTCCAGACAAGGAGAAGGTTTATGAGTATTGTGAGTATGGCTCAGACATAGCTACAAGTTATGGAGCTGGTGCATTTGTGCTCCTCTTGATTAGTCAAGTCATTATTATGATAGCTAGCCGGTGTTTCTGCTGCGGCAAAGCTCTTAACCCCGGTGGTTCAAGAGCTTGTGCTATTATGCTCTTCCTCGTTTGTTG GGTGTTTTTCTTGATTGCTGAGATATGTTTGCTTGCCGGATCAATCAGAAACGCGTACCACACTAAGTACAGGAGGATGTGGAACATTGATAGCCCACCAAGCTGTGAAGTGATCCGTAAAGGAGTGTTTGCTGCTGGTGCTTCCTTTGCTCTCTTCACTGCTATCGTCTCTCAGTTCTACTACATCTCCTATTCGCGTGCTCGAAATGATTACCGAAACCCACATTACTAG
- the LOC104742790 gene encoding lanC-like protein GCR2, whose translation MGERFFRNEMPDFVPEESAGDEENVAGVDKDSLTKLLSLPYKSLSKKLQRLALSLKDTVVSETWERSGKRVRDYSLYTGVLGTAHLLFKSYQVTRNEDDLKLCLEIVDACYVASRDSERVVTFICGHVGVCALGAVAAKHLGDDQLRDRYLARFNEIRLPCDLPYELLYGRAGYLWSCLFLNKHIGQESVSSARMRSVVEEIFRGGRQLGKRGSCPLMYEWHGKRYWGAAHGSAGIMNVLMHMELEPDEVQDVKCTLSYMIQNRFPSGNYPSSEGSESDRLVHWCHGAPGVALTLVKAAQVFKTKEFVEAAMEAGEVVWNRGLLKRVGICHGISGNTYVFLSLYRLTGKPEYLFRAKAFASFLLDRSEKLISEGKMHGGDGPFSLFEGIGGMAYMFLDMNDPRQAVFPGYEL comes from the exons ATGGGAGAACGTTTCTTCCGAAACGAGATGCCAGACTTTGTACCGGAAGAATCCGCCGGAGATGAGGAAAATGTTGCCGGCGTTGATAAAGATTCGTTGACGAAACTGCTCTCACTTCCGTACAAATCATTGTCCAAGAAGCTTCAGAGACTTGCTCTAAGCCTCAAAGATACG GTAGTGTCGGAGACATGGGAACGATCTGGAAAACGTGTTCGAGACTATAGCTTGTATACTGGAGTTCTTGGGACGGCTCATCTCTTGTTCAAGTCTTATCAAGTCACAAGAAACGAAGATGATCTTAAGTTATGCTTAGAGATTGTTGATGCTTGTTATGTAGCTTCAAGAGATTCTGA GCGTGTTGTGACATTTATATGTGGTCATGTTGGTGTATGTGCTCTTGGTGCTGTTGCTGCCAAGCATTTAGGTGATGACCAGTTGCGTGATCGTTACTTGGCCCGTTTCAATGAA ATTAGGCTTCCTTGTGACTTGCCATACGAGTTGCTATATGGTAGAGCAGGATACTTGTGGTCATGTTTGTTCTTGAATAAGCATATTGGTCAGGAGAGTGTATCATCTGCAAGAATg AGGTCAGTGGTTGAGGAAATCTTCAGGGGAGGAAGACAACTAGGGAAAAGAGGAAGTTGTCCGTTGATGTACGAGTGGCACGGCAAGAGGTACTGGGGTGCTGCACACGGTTCAGCTGGGATCATGAATGTTTTGATGCATATGGAACTTGAACCAGATGAAGTCCAAGATGTCAAATGTACATTAAGCTATATGATACAAAACCGTTTTCCTAGTGGAAATTACCCATCTAGTGAAGGAAGCGAATCAGATCGCCTAGTTCACTGGTGTCACGGTGCTCCTGGTGTTGCTCTCACCCTCGTAAAGGCAGCTCAG GTTTTTAAGACAAAGGAATTCGTAGAGGCAGCAATGGAGGCTGGAGAAGTTGTGTGGAACCGTGGATTGCTTAAACGAGTAGGAATCTGTCACGGTATCAGTGGGAACACATACGTGTTTCTTTCTCTATACCGGTTAACAGGGAAACCAGAGTATTTGTTCCGAGCAAAAGCTTTCGCGTCTTTCCTCCTGGATAGATCAGAGAAGCTCATCTCAGAAGGTAAGATGCATGGAGGAGATGgacccttttctctctttgaagGTATCGGAGGAATGGCTTACATGTTTCTCGACATGAACGATCCAAGACAAGCTGTGTTTCCAGGCTATGAGCTCTAA